The region AAAAACTGCCCCCTTCTTCGCAGGTGGAGGAAAAATTTTTTACCTCGGACCAGTTGCAGAGCGGTTGGGCCTTGGCTTGCCTGCGCACCGTTACAGAAGACGCGGTGGTGGAGTTATGGGAGAAAAAGGATGTCCACAGCCGCAAGACCGGGACAACTGGGGTAACGGCTTTTGATGCCCTGGCGCCAAGTGTAGGGAAATACCCAGTAGCGCTCCCCCCGCCTATGGTAGATGACCAGATGCCGGACTGGGAACGATTGTTAAAAGCCTTGCCAGATAAAGGTATCCGGTTCAACCGGCCGGTTGCGGCTTCACTGCCAGGTATCTTGCGGCAAGGCAACTTCCAGGTGACTGCGGTCGTAGACGGCGACCTCTTGCTGGCTGTGGAGCCCGGCCATACCAAAAATCGTTGCTTCGGCCTGGCGGTGGATATCGGCACCACCACTTTAGTAGCCTACCTGACCGACCTGAATACCGGAAGTGTAGTGGCCAAAGGGGCCACCACCAACCCCCAGAACATATGTGGCGCCGACGTAATCTCCAGGATTACCTACGCGGCCGGCGGATCTGAAAAGCTGGGCCTCTTGCAGGAAAAGGCGGTGGCTGGCATTAACGGCATTATCGACCGGGTGTGCCAGGAGGCAAGTGTTGCCCCTGCAGAAATTTACCAGGCAGTGGTGGTAGGCAACACCACCATGACCCACCTGTTCTTGGGTATCGACCCCACCTACCTGGCACCGGCCCCCTTTGTTCCCGTCTTCCGGCAGATGGTGGCAGTAGCGGCCAGAGAGGTAGGGCTGAAGATTTTGCCAACGGGAACTGTGATAGTATTGCCCAGTGTGGCAGGCTATGTGGGTTCAGACACTGTCGGTGTAATGCTGGCAGCAGGGGCGGACCGGCTGCCGGGGTTCAGCCTGATGGTGGATATTGGGACCAACGGGGAAATAGTCTTGGCCGGTAAAGGCAGGATCCTTACCTGTTCGACAGCCGCCGGACCCGCCTTTGAAGGTGCCGAAATAAAGTGGGGCATGCGGGCTGCTGAGGGAGCCATCGAAGGTGTACGCATCGCTGGCGACGTGGAGCTGGCTGTGATTGGCGGGGGCCAGCCTGTGGGTATCTGCGGTTCCGGCCTGATCGACGCAGTGGCAGAAATGCTGCAGGCAGGCCTGATCAACTCTACCGGACGGCTGGTCAATACCAAAACCCTGATCGGCAGCCTGCCGCCACAAGTAGGCCGGCGCATACGCAGGGACGGCCAGGGAAATGAATTCGTCCTGGCATGGTCCCAGGAGACAACAGGAGGAGAAGATATTGTACTGTCGCAGAAAGACATCCGGGAGCTGCAGCTGGCTAAAGGCGCCATCAGGGCAGGGATTCAGGTTCTCTGCCGGGAAATGGGGATCAGCCCGGAGGATATCCACCGGGTGCTTTTAGCCGGGGCTTTCGGCAACCATATCAAAAAAGAAAAGGCGGTAGCCATCGGGCTTTTGCCGCCTATCTCCCTCGACCGCATTACCTCTATCGGTAACGCAGCAGGTGACGGAGCAAGACTGGCCCTCTTGTCCGCCCAAGAGAGAGAACGGGCAGCCGTCCTGGCCAAC is a window of Syntrophomonadaceae bacterium DNA encoding:
- a CDS encoding DUF4445 domain-containing protein; the protein is MINIHFLPSNKAVQLPPGSTVLEAAIIAGVQLESTCGGKGTCGKCKVQIKAKKLPPSSQVEEKFFTSDQLQSGWALACLRTVTEDAVVELWEKKDVHSRKTGTTGVTAFDALAPSVGKYPVALPPPMVDDQMPDWERLLKALPDKGIRFNRPVAASLPGILRQGNFQVTAVVDGDLLLAVEPGHTKNRCFGLAVDIGTTTLVAYLTDLNTGSVVAKGATTNPQNICGADVISRITYAAGGSEKLGLLQEKAVAGINGIIDRVCQEASVAPAEIYQAVVVGNTTMTHLFLGIDPTYLAPAPFVPVFRQMVAVAAREVGLKILPTGTVIVLPSVAGYVGSDTVGVMLAAGADRLPGFSLMVDIGTNGEIVLAGKGRILTCSTAAGPAFEGAEIKWGMRAAEGAIEGVRIAGDVELAVIGGGQPVGICGSGLIDAVAEMLQAGLINSTGRLVNTKTLIGSLPPQVGRRIRRDGQGNEFVLAWSQETTGGEDIVLSQKDIRELQLAKGAIRAGIQVLCREMGISPEDIHRVLLAGAFGNHIKKEKAVAIGLLPPISLDRITSIGNAAGDGARLALLSAQERERAAVLANRAEHVELSSRKDFTEEFIKALSFE